The following proteins are encoded in a genomic region of Pungitius pungitius chromosome 17, fPunPun2.1, whole genome shotgun sequence:
- the LOC134107096 gene encoding LOW QUALITY PROTEIN: tapasin-like (The sequence of the model RefSeq protein was modified relative to this genomic sequence to represent the inferred CDS: inserted 1 base in 1 codon; substituted 1 base at 1 genomic stop codon), whose translation MSNMSPMYALCLVAAMCCGEVSCPVLECWFVQEKTGRGGGLTAATTLEKSLLHIQTDPHPAESQQAPSDIHPDRVFLITDPAGTLCHRSLNPPRGSVEKPQCEINPFLPQPSTLKWASPLTDSASSPIYLQAHWFSTAIQGLNGQLAVSTITRAATATXEHKVILSVTTTTVSVQSRLGGPVLLDCGLWADPSSPLSGSGFAVEWRYQFRGEGRLVLAYDGKTDRLADVQEEGATLDYEGLHQRGNASLILREAEVRHSGLYICTVYLPHLVAQVTMELQVVEPPSLSIHPSPLPLAVPGQSLAVQCEASGFAPLGLELSWEFKGSDGRSRPLGSGSLTGHREAXDGTYSQSTRLELDSTQLDLGPGGELTCVAVHLGGPRRASVALNRIGFSSPSIEDSMAMVGVALVLYGLIKFVSWTVTSSGSDEAGQQEKKDK comes from the exons ATGAGCAACATGTCTCCAATGTACGCGCTGTGCCTGGTAGCAGCGATGTGCTGCGGTGAAG TGTCCTGTCCTGTGTTGGAGTGCTGGTTTGTGCAGGAGAAGACGGGTCGAGGAGGAGGTCTCACTGCAGCTACAACCCTGGAGAAATCCCTTCTGCACATCCAAACCGACCCCCACCctgcagagagccagcaggctcCATCCGACATCCACCCCGACAGAGTCTTCCTCATCACCG ACCCAGCCGGCACTCTCTGCCACCGCTCTCTCAATCCTCCCAGAGGCTCAGTGGAGAAGCCTCAGTGTGAGATCAACCCCTTCCTGCCGCAGCCCTCCACCCTCAAATGGGCATCTCCACtcacagactccgcctccagCCCCATCTACCTGCAGGCCCATTGGTTCTCCACTGCCATTCAGGGCCTCAACGGACAGCTGGCCGTTTCCACCATCACTCGTGCTGCCACGGCAA ACGAGCACAAAG TGATCCTCAGTGTGACCACTACAACCGTCTCCGTGCAGTCCAGACTTGGGGGGCCGGTGCTGCTGGATTGCGGCCTCTGGGCCGACCCCTCGTCGCCTCTCTCCGGGTCGGGTTTTGCCGTAGAGTGGCGCTACCAGTtcagaggggaggggcgctTGGTTCTGGCCTACGACGGCAAAACGGACCGCCTCGCTGACGTCCAGGAGGAGGGGGCCACGCTGGACTACGAGGGCTTGCACCAGAGAGGGAATGCGTCCCTGATCCTGCGGGAGGCTGAAGTGCGTCACTCGGGCTTGTATATTTGTACGGTGTATCTGCCCCACCTCGTGGCTCAGGTGACCATGGAGCTCCAGGTTGTAG aacctccatccctctccatcCACCCGTCCCCTCTGCCCCTCGCAGTCCCCGGCCAGTCTTTGGCGGTCCAGTGTGAGGCGTCTGGCTTCGCCCCCCTCGGCCTGGAGCTGAGCTGGGAGTTCAAAGGCTCCGATGGGAGGTCCAGGCCTCTGGGGTCGGGCAGCTTGACGGGCCACCGGGAGGCCTGAGACGGAACCTACAGCCAGAGCACCCGGCTGGAGCTCGACTCCACCCAGCTGGACCTGGGCCCAGGAGGGGAACTCACCTGTGTGGCTGTCCATCTCGGGGGCCCCCGACGGGCCAGCGTGGCCCTCAACCGCATTG GGTTCAGCTCCCCCTCCATCGAGGACTCCATGGCGATGGTGGGTGTGGCGCTGGTGCTCTACGGTCTCATCAAGTTTGTCTCTTGGACCGTCACCAGCTCAG GCTCAGATGAGGCTGGTCAACAAGAAAAG AAGGACAAGTGA